Proteins encoded within one genomic window of Ailuropoda melanoleuca isolate Jingjing chromosome 16, ASM200744v2, whole genome shotgun sequence:
- the LOC117796643 gene encoding olfactory receptor 5AN1-like, with protein MIGGGNITEITYFILLGFSDFPRILAVLFVVFLLVYILTVTWNLCLIVLIRMDSHLHTSMYFFLSNLSFIDICYVTSTAPKMLSTFFQEQQTITFVGCAVQYFVFSTMGLSESCLMTAMAYDRYTAICNPLLYSAIMSPTLCIQMVLGSYLAGLSASISQLCTMFQLHFCGPNVIKHFLCDMPQLLILSCTDTFFVQLLIAVLAMLFGIVNAFIIMISYGYIVMSIMKITSAKGRSKSFNTCASHLTAVSLFYTSGMFVYLSSSSGGSSSFDRFASVFYTVVIPMLNPLIYSLRNKEIKDALKRLQKKRWSC; from the coding sequence ATGATTGGGGGAGGAAATATTACAGAGATCACTTATTTCATCCTTCTGGGATTCTCTGATTTTCCCAGAATCCTAGCAGTGCTCTTTGTTGTATTCCTGCTGGTCTACATTTTGACTGTGACTTGGAACCTGTGCCTCATCGTCTTAATAAGGATGGACTCTCACCTCCACACatccatgtacttcttcctcagtaATCTGTCCTTCATAGATATCTGCTATGTGACCTCTACAGCTCCCAAGATGCTCTCCACCTTTTTCCAAGAGCAGCAGACTATCACCTTTGTGGGTTGTGCTGTTCAGTACTTTGTCTTTTCAACCATGGGACTGAGTGAGTCTTGTCTCATGACAGCCATGGCTTATGACCGATACACTGCCATTTGTAATCCACTTCTCTATTCAGCAATCATGTCACCCACCCTCTGTATTCAGATGGTGCTGGGATCCTATTTGGCTGGACTCTCTGCTTCTATATCCCAATTGTGTACCATGTTTCAGCTCCACTTCTGTGGGCCTAATGTCATCAAGCACTTCCTCTGTGACATGCCGCAACTGTTAATCCTGTCCTGCACCGATACTTTCTTTGTACAGCTGTTGATTGCTGTTTTAGCAATGCTATTTGGGATAGTAAATGCCTTCATTATCATGATATCCTATGGCTATATTGTCATGTCCATCATGAAGATCACTTCAGCTAAAGGCAGGTCCAAGTCTTTCAACACCTGTGCTTCTCATCTGACAGCGGTTTCCCTCTTCTATACCTCAGGTATGTTTGTCTATTTGAGTTCCAGCTCTGGTGGTTCCTCCAGCTTTGACAGATTTGCATCAGTATTCTACACTGTGGTTATTCCCATGTTGAATCCATTGATTTACAGTCTGAGGAACAAGGAAATCAAAGATGCCTTAAAGAGGTTACAAAAGAAGAGATGGTCTTGCTGA